Genomic window (Marinitoga sp. 38H-ov):
TAGTAATTTTAATTATTAATGTTATGCATAGAAAAGATGTGTATACAAAAAAGCATTTTAAATGATTTTGAAATATTTGGTCACATTTATAATATTCACCGTAATAATAAATTCAAAAAATACCCTTTAAAATTAGAGGAGTTTTTTGTCGAAGGTTGACGAAATTTGTCGAAGTTGACGACTATGTCGAAAAAGAAAAATCTGAGGCATTTGCCTCAGATTTAATTTTATTATCTTCTACCTCTTGGCATTGGTTGTATTGGTTGTTGATAGCAAGGCATTTGATTTTGATAATTCTTAGGAGTTCTAAAATTTTTATTTCTTCCATAACCATAATTCATATTTGGAGCATATCCTGTATTGCCTCTAAAGTTATTTGTAGGTCTATTCATAGTATTTCCTCTATTTCCTCTAAAATTATTTACAGGCATATTATAACCTGGCATTTGAGCAACACCCGTACCTCTTACAGCACCTCTAAAACCATTTAATACAACTTCTTTTCCATCAACTTTAGTTTCAACTGGTCTAAAAATTTTCTCATCATTTAATATAACTTCCCAACCTTTTACTTCTATAGTCTTTCCAACTTCTAAATCACTTGCAAAATATGAATTAGCATGAATTTCTACAATATCACCATTTTCAGTTTTTATTTTGATTTCTAATACACCAGGAAAATCTTTGCTTTCTTCAATTGAATCAATAGTTCCTGTTACTGTAATCATATTTTCTTCAGAGAACATATATCCTCCACGTGCTCCACGATAATTTTGATATACTGGTGCTGAATTTGTGTTTTGATTTGTCATTGGTGCATATCCATATCCTCCGAATGCAAAAATAGACCCAACCATCAATCCACCAACTAATAACGCTGTTAAAAATTTCTTCATAATAACACCTCCATAATTTGTTTTTTAGTTTTTGTCTTTCAACAACTATATAATAACTTTTAAAACTTAAAAAAAACTTAGTGTTTGCTTAGAAATTCCTTAGAAAACAAATTATGGAGGTTAATAAATTATTTGTTATTATTGTAAGATACAAATTCAACAGTTCCTCTTTGTCTAATTGGTTGAGAATATAAATCCATAAGAGCATATACTTCTTCTGGCATATCAGTAGAAACATTTAATCCAAGTTCTTTAGCTTCTTCGACAGTAATAGGATAATCATGTGTCCATCTACCTTCAGTTAATGTTTGAGATAATTGTTTAGCTTGGTTTTCATCCATTTTATTTTTTAATATATTAAATATGAATTTTTGAACTTGAGATATAGATTTTTTTGCAACATCAGCTAAAATTAATGTTTGATCGTCAACTTTATCTACACCTTTTTGTTCAACAGCTTTTACGATACTTGGAGCGGGATTTTGTCCTAATTGTGGGTCAACTGGCCCTAAAACAGCATGTTCATCCATTATTATTTGATCAGCTGCTAATGAAATCAAAGTTCCACCACTCATTGCATAATGTGGAACTATAACTCGCGTTTCAGATGGATGATCGTGCAAAGCTTTAGCTATTTGTGTTGCAGCTAAAACAAGTCCACCTGGTGTATGTATGATTAAATCAATAGGTTTATCTTTTGGCGCTTTTCTAATAGCTCTTAGTATTTCTTCGCTATCTTCTACATTTATATACTTGTAAAAAGGAAAACCTAAAAAACCCATACTTTCTTGTCTGTGAATTAAAGTTATAACGGTAGAATTTCTCTTTTTTGAAAGAGCCGATAATATACTTTTTCTACCTGCAATTAATTGAGCAAACTTCATTTGTGGTCCCATTAAAACATAAAAAATAAAGATTAGCCATAATAATGTTCCTAAAAATCCTGTTGTCATATAGACACCTCTTCAAAGAAATATTCTTAATTAGCCTCCTGAATCTCGTTTTTTCTTAGTTTTTCGTAACAAACCTTCTTTCTCTTTTTATTTAAAAAAAGAGCTTATTTTTTATTTTATTCATTTTGTTTTACTCGTTATTATTTATTACCTCCTGAGTATAATACATAAAATATTATTTTTATTATTACTCACCAAATTTTTTCCTCAAACTAACCCTCTTATTTCCACCTGGCTCACTCTTTTGAGTGTCCTTTCATTCCTTCGTCCTATTTGAGGTATGGTGAGTCTGCTTTTTCTCGTGTCCTGGATTCTCTCCTAATGGTGAGAGACTGCATTTCCACCCATACATATACTTGGCTCATACCTTGTTTTACTTTTCGCTAACTTGAATATTATTCTTATCATTTTCAATCCTATTGCTATTAATGCTTGATCCCTTTTTAATGGATTTTTTTCTCTTTTCGTTAGTTTTTTATATTTCTCTTTCATCTCTTTGTTATGTTTTAATAAACTTTTTGCCATTAGATATATTATCTTTCTTAATAACGGTCTGCCTCTTTTTGTTATTTTTGTTTTCCCTTTATGTTCTCCAGAACTTATTTCATACAAATTTAGTCCAGCTAATTTCCTTATTTCTTTCCAGTTGTTAAATCTGTTTATTTCTCCTATTTCTCCTAATATTGTTGCTGTTATTACTGTTCCTATTCCTGGAACACTTTTTATATTTTCTCCTATTTCTGTTGTTTCTATTAATTTTTCTATTTCTTTTTCTATTTCTTCAATTTGTGTTGTGTAGAATTCTATTTCTTTCAATAATAATCCCAACTTTATCTTTGCGCTTTTTTGCCCTTCTTTTACTCCTATTGATTTTTTTGCTAATTCATATATCTTTTTCGCTCTTTTTTTCCAATCTTTCCCTTGTGTTGATTCTTTTAACACTTTTTCTATTTCTTCTATTCCAGCTTTTATTATATCTTCTGGAAATGGATATTTTTTTAGTAACCCTATTGACCCTTCCACAAATATATTTTTATATACTTTTTCATATTCTGGAAAATATTCATCCATTACTGCTATTACTATATTTTTCG
Coding sequences:
- a CDS encoding ATP-dependent Clp protease proteolytic subunit, whose product is MTTGFLGTLLWLIFIFYVLMGPQMKFAQLIAGRKSILSALSKKRNSTVITLIHRQESMGFLGFPFYKYINVEDSEEILRAIRKAPKDKPIDLIIHTPGGLVLAATQIAKALHDHPSETRVIVPHYAMSGGTLISLAADQIIMDEHAVLGPVDPQLGQNPAPSIVKAVEQKGVDKVDDQTLILADVAKKSISQVQKFIFNILKNKMDENQAKQLSQTLTEGRWTHDYPITVEEAKELGLNVSTDMPEEVYALMDLYSQPIRQRGTVEFVSYNNNK
- a CDS encoding IS110 family transposase, whose protein sequence is MKQKSLNEKILRITPETLIVGIDVAKRIHWVRIINYRGIDLIKPFKINNTITGIKNLEEAIKKVKEKNDMKKVIVGMEPSGHYWKAIAWQMKLNEGVDYLVGVNPYHVKKSKELDDNSPEKSDRKDAGIIARLIRDGRYYDIYLPEGVYSELRIMATTRDRIVTKRKNAKNIVIAVMDEYFPEYEKVYKNIFVEGSIGLLKKYPFPEDIIKAGIEEIEKVLKESTQGKDWKKRAKKIYELAKKSIGVKEGQKSAKIKLGLLLKEIEFYTTQIEEIEKEIEKLIETTEIGENIKSVPGIGTVITATILGEIGEINRFNNWKEIRKLAGLNLYEISSGEHKGKTKITKRGRPLLRKIIYLMAKSLLKHNKEMKEKYKKLTKREKNPLKRDQALIAIGLKMIRIIFKLAKSKTRYEPSICMGGNAVSHH